In a single window of the Littorina saxatilis isolate snail1 linkage group LG5, US_GU_Lsax_2.0, whole genome shotgun sequence genome:
- the LOC138967654 gene encoding ethylmalonyl-CoA decarboxylase-like, whose product MRPLLHCGCICQHSYGGLRTVESVRQLSSQLAEIREQLGQYRAGSVDLTKNNDTGVAIITLNNPQRKNALSGSMMVELADHVTDLSQWQAGKGLLLRGAEGTFCSGGDLTTVSAILTSSDGDRMSRFMHDTLSRFHALPLMSVALLEGVALGGGAELATACDLRVMTDSARVGFVQVKMGVTTGWGGATRLYRLLGRHKTLALLCSGKLMTADQALALGFAQDVIPDQPLTGDAVEALLLDRYVRGPVPLVRAVKEMVVGIENSASLKDALDLERNVFASVWGGEAQKAALQNNIKHS is encoded by the exons ATGAGGCCTCTACTGCACTGTGGATGCATCTGTCAGCATTCATACG GTGGCCTGAGGACTGTGGAGAGTGTGCGCCAACTGTCGTCCCAGCTGGCAGAGATCCGAGAGCAGCTCGGGCAGTATCGCGCCGGTTCTGTAGACTTGACAAAGAATAATGACACCGGGGTGGCCATCATTACTTTGAACAACCCACAGAGAAAAAATGCCCTCTCAG GCAGCATGATGGTGGAGCTGGCTGACCATGTGACAGATCTCAGCCAATGGCAGGCCGGCAAGGGTCTGCTTCTCCGTGGAGCGGAAGGGACGTTCTGCTCTGGCGGTGACCTCACCACTGTCTCGGCCATCCTGACCTCTTCAGACGGCGATCGCATGTCACGGTTCATGCACGACACGCTGTCACGCTTCCACGCCCTGCCCCTCATGTCTGTCGCCCTGCTGGAGGGCGTGGCTCTGGGGGGAGGGGCAGAGCTTGCCACAGCCTGTGATCTGCGAGTCATGACGGACAGTGCTAGGGTGGGCTTTGTGCAG GTGAAGATGGGGGTGACCACCGGGTGGGGCGGGGCCACACGGCTGTACCGACTGCTGGGTCGCCACAAGACACTGGCCCTGCTGTGTTCGGGCAAGCTGATGACCGCCGACCAGGCGCTGGCCTTGGGCTTCGCGCAGGACGTCATCCCTGACCAGCCACTGACTGGAGACGCCGTGGAGGCCTTGCTACTTGACCGCTACGTGCGTGGGCCGGTGCCCCTGGTGCGTGCGGTCAAGGAGATGGTGGTGGGGATCGAGAACAGCGCCAGTCTGAAAGATGCGCTGGACCTAGAGAGGAACGTGTTTGCCTCTGTGTGGGGCGGGGAGGCCCAGAAAGCAGCGCTTCAAAATAACATCAAGCATTCTTGA